One Solibacillus sp. R5-41 DNA segment encodes these proteins:
- a CDS encoding AI-2E family transporter yields MTRKLWFQVGVGILIMLLIVKYFIEIHPIFNPIIIIFKTILIPLLLGGVLYYVTEPLQRFLEKRGMPRWGSLTTIVLLLIGVLTGLLLLVGTPVADQVNNLVENAPTIAYQTEEAINYVLNNWEYLPPQIGEFVETITSSIQNIAVVSSKYLVTIVSGAVSATFTLILVPFFFIFMLKDHEKFAPQIYNVFSGERRTWLKKLLEDIDKVLRSYVQGQVLVSFLLALMMFIGYLIIDLEYSILLAIFSFFMNMIPFIGPWISLVPAVIVALIQDPMLVVWVSVITLIAQQVESNLITPNIMGKSLDIHPLTVISLVLAAGNIAGFIGILVAIPTYAVIKVIVQNIYHERKKIKEAATKTV; encoded by the coding sequence ATGACGAGAAAATTATGGTTCCAAGTGGGCGTTGGGATACTCATTATGCTATTAATTGTAAAATACTTCATTGAAATCCATCCCATTTTTAATCCAATTATCATTATATTTAAGACGATTTTAATTCCGCTACTGCTCGGTGGTGTACTTTACTATGTGACAGAACCATTGCAAAGATTTTTAGAAAAACGAGGGATGCCGAGGTGGGGAAGTTTAACGACGATTGTTCTCCTTCTAATTGGCGTATTAACAGGGCTATTATTATTAGTTGGCACACCCGTTGCGGACCAAGTAAATAATCTTGTAGAAAATGCACCAACGATTGCTTATCAAACAGAAGAGGCAATCAATTATGTATTAAATAATTGGGAATACCTACCACCTCAAATTGGGGAGTTTGTAGAAACGATTACGAGCTCCATTCAAAATATTGCGGTTGTGAGTAGTAAATATCTTGTGACGATTGTAAGCGGTGCGGTTTCAGCGACGTTTACATTAATATTAGTACCGTTCTTCTTTATTTTTATGTTGAAGGATCATGAGAAGTTTGCGCCACAAATTTATAATGTGTTTTCGGGTGAGCGTCGTACATGGTTAAAAAAGCTATTGGAAGATATTGATAAAGTATTAAGAAGTTATGTACAAGGACAAGTACTCGTTAGTTTTTTGCTCGCTTTAATGATGTTCATTGGATACCTCATTATTGATTTAGAGTATTCCATATTACTCGCGATTTTTTCATTTTTCATGAATATGATTCCGTTTATTGGTCCATGGATATCGCTTGTACCAGCTGTTATTGTGGCGCTCATTCAGGATCCGATGTTGGTCGTATGGGTAAGTGTTATTACATTAATTGCTCAGCAAGTTGAAAGCAATTTAATTACCCCGAATATTATGGGGAAATCATTGGATATTCATCCGCTAACGGTTATTTCTTTAGTGCTTGCTGCGGGAAATATTGCGGGCTTTATTGGGATTTTAGTAGCCATTCCGACGTATGCAGTCATTAAAGTTATCGTGCAAAATATTTATCACGAGCGTAAAAAGATTAAAGAAGCAGCAACAAAAACTGTGTAA
- a CDS encoding M3 family oligoendopeptidase: MNTFENFEYKRPNLDEMKKDSAALIEQFKAASTVEEQSVVIENFNNMRNGFSTMANLVYIRASVDTNDAFYQAERDFFDEVSPVAEELTFNYYTELVKSPFREQLEEKWGTQLFALAENLLKGFSPEVIELLQKENKLTSEYSKLVASAQIEFDGQTLTLAQLGPYGESTDRSMRKAAREASADYFAGNKEQFDSIYDQLVKLRHEIATKLGFKNYVELGYVNMNRIDYDASMVANFREQVRQFIVPIATKLYERQAERIGVDDFKFYDEGLSFLTGNATPQGDADWIVANGKKMYEELSNETGEFFNFMIDHDLMDLVAKKGKEGGGYCTFIEDYKAPYIFSNFNGTSGDIDVLTHEAGHAFQVYSSRDIGIPEYLWPTYESCEIHSMSMEFFTWPWMELFFEHQTEKYKFTHLSSGLLFLPYGVAVDEFQHVVYEHPEMTPAERNAAWKEIEQKYLPHRKYDSHAYLESGAMWQRQQHIYNSPFYYIDYTLAQICAFQFWKRSREDFDAAWKDYANLCSLGGSQSFTGLVREAGLISPFEEGCVESVIETIEDYLNSVDDKKL, encoded by the coding sequence ATGAATACATTTGAAAATTTTGAATATAAACGTCCAAATCTGGATGAGATGAAAAAGGATTCAGCGGCGTTAATCGAACAGTTTAAAGCGGCATCAACAGTAGAAGAACAAAGCGTAGTGATTGAAAACTTTAATAACATGCGAAACGGATTTTCAACGATGGCAAATCTTGTTTATATTCGCGCGTCGGTTGATACGAACGATGCTTTTTATCAAGCAGAACGAGATTTTTTTGACGAGGTAAGCCCCGTAGCAGAGGAGCTAACTTTTAACTATTATACGGAACTAGTAAAATCACCATTTCGCGAGCAGTTAGAAGAGAAATGGGGCACGCAATTATTTGCACTAGCTGAAAATTTATTAAAAGGTTTCTCGCCAGAAGTGATCGAGCTATTACAAAAGGAAAACAAATTAACTTCTGAATATAGCAAGCTTGTGGCCTCTGCGCAAATTGAATTTGATGGGCAAACATTAACGCTGGCACAGTTAGGGCCTTACGGAGAATCAACAGATCGCAGTATGCGTAAAGCTGCACGTGAAGCAAGCGCGGACTACTTTGCAGGCAATAAAGAGCAGTTTGACTCAATTTACGATCAATTAGTAAAGCTACGTCACGAAATTGCGACAAAGCTAGGCTTTAAAAACTATGTGGAATTAGGTTACGTGAACATGAATCGTATTGATTATGATGCAAGCATGGTAGCCAATTTCCGAGAGCAAGTGCGCCAATTCATTGTGCCAATTGCTACGAAGCTATACGAGCGTCAAGCAGAGCGTATTGGAGTAGATGACTTTAAGTTTTACGATGAAGGCTTATCATTTTTAACAGGGAATGCTACGCCTCAAGGGGATGCAGACTGGATTGTAGCGAATGGTAAAAAGATGTATGAGGAACTTTCGAATGAAACAGGGGAATTTTTCAACTTTATGATTGACCATGATTTAATGGATTTAGTTGCGAAAAAAGGAAAAGAAGGTGGCGGTTATTGTACATTTATCGAGGATTATAAAGCGCCTTATATTTTCTCAAACTTCAACGGAACATCTGGAGATATCGATGTTTTAACACATGAAGCTGGGCATGCTTTCCAGGTATATTCAAGCCGTGATATTGGCATTCCAGAATATTTATGGCCAACGTATGAGTCTTGTGAAATTCATTCAATGAGTATGGAATTTTTCACATGGCCGTGGATGGAATTATTCTTTGAGCATCAAACAGAAAAATATAAATTCACGCATTTAAGTAGCGGCTTATTATTTTTACCTTATGGGGTTGCGGTGGATGAATTCCAACATGTTGTTTATGAACATCCAGAAATGACACCAGCAGAGCGTAATGCGGCATGGAAAGAAATTGAACAGAAGTATTTACCGCATCGTAAATATGATAGCCATGCGTATTTAGAATCGGGTGCTATGTGGCAACGTCAGCAGCATATTTACAATAGCCCATTCTATTATATTGATTACACATTAGCGCAAATTTGTGCCTTCCAATTTTGGAAACGTTCACGTGAAGATTTTGATGCCGCATGGAAAGATTATGCGAATTTATGCAGCCTAGGTGGTTCACAATCATTTACAGGTCTTGTACGTGAAGCGGGATTGATCTCACCATTTGAAGAGGGCTGTGTAGAATCAGTTATTGAAACAATTGAAGACTATTTAAATTCGGTAGACGATAAAAAATTATAA
- a CDS encoding YebC/PmpR family DNA-binding transcriptional regulator, with translation MGRKWNNIKEKKAGKDAATSRINAKFGREIYVAAKSGEPNPESNRALKTVLERAKTYSVPKHIIEKAIDKAKGGGEEQFDELRYEGFGVGGTMVIVDALTNNVNRTASEVRAAFGKNGGNMGVSGSAAHMFQATAVFGVEGKSEDEVLEILMEADLDARDIIDEEGTIIVYTEPDQFHATQEAFKAAGVEEFAVAELTMLPMTEVELAGDDLTKFEKMVDALEELEDVQRVYHNADLGE, from the coding sequence GTGGGCCGTAAATGGAATAACATTAAAGAAAAAAAAGCAGGTAAAGACGCAGCAACAAGTCGTATCAACGCTAAATTTGGTCGCGAAATTTATGTAGCAGCAAAATCGGGTGAGCCAAATCCAGAATCAAACCGCGCACTAAAAACAGTATTAGAGCGTGCAAAAACGTATTCTGTACCGAAACATATTATTGAAAAAGCGATTGATAAAGCAAAAGGTGGCGGCGAAGAGCAATTTGACGAGCTGCGTTATGAAGGCTTTGGTGTAGGCGGTACAATGGTAATCGTTGATGCATTAACGAATAACGTTAACCGTACAGCTTCTGAAGTACGCGCGGCATTCGGTAAAAACGGAGGAAATATGGGTGTCAGTGGTTCTGCAGCTCATATGTTCCAAGCAACAGCTGTATTTGGAGTAGAAGGTAAATCAGAAGATGAGGTACTAGAAATCTTAATGGAAGCCGATTTAGATGCGCGCGATATTATAGATGAAGAAGGTACGATTATTGTGTATACAGAGCCGGATCAATTCCATGCAACACAAGAAGCCTTTAAAGCAGCGGGTGTGGAAGAATTCGCCGTTGCTGAATTGACAATGTTACCAATGACAGAAGTAGAATTAGCGGGCGATGACTTAACAAAATTTGAAAAAATGGTCGATGCGTTAGAAGAGTTAGAAGATGTGCAACGTGTTTACCACAACGCCGATTTAGGCGAATAA
- a CDS encoding 1-acyl-sn-glycerol-3-phosphate acyltransferase translates to MYKFIASIIKAILGVNGAKAKVYGLENVPKEGGFVIACTHNGYIDICNLGISVLPREIHFMAKKQLFDIKGLGWLITKLNAFPVDRENPGPSVIKVPRQLIKDGKIVGIFPSGTRSSENTELKAGAVTIAQLAKAQIVPAAYIGPKNVKAVFKREKGYLVYGKPFSVEGGKEGREESIRHLEAELERLTNELKAKHA, encoded by the coding sequence GTGTATAAATTTATCGCAAGTATTATCAAAGCAATTTTAGGTGTCAATGGAGCAAAAGCTAAAGTTTATGGCCTTGAAAATGTACCAAAAGAAGGCGGATTTGTTATTGCCTGTACACATAATGGCTATATTGATATATGTAATTTAGGAATATCAGTATTGCCTCGTGAAATTCATTTTATGGCAAAAAAGCAGCTTTTCGATATTAAAGGGTTAGGCTGGCTCATTACAAAGTTAAATGCTTTTCCGGTAGATCGTGAAAATCCAGGTCCAAGTGTTATTAAAGTACCGCGCCAGTTAATTAAGGACGGTAAGATTGTAGGTATTTTCCCGAGTGGCACACGTAGCTCAGAAAATACGGAATTAAAAGCGGGCGCAGTGACGATTGCACAGCTTGCAAAAGCACAAATTGTCCCAGCAGCTTACATTGGTCCGAAAAATGTGAAAGCAGTATTTAAGCGTGAAAAGGGCTATCTCGTTTACGGGAAACCATTTTCTGTTGAAGGTGGTAAAGAAGGACGTGAAGAATCAATCCGTCATTTAGAAGCTGAGCTAGAACGTTTAACTAATGAATTAAAAGCCAAACATGCATGA
- a CDS encoding NAD-dependent epimerase/dehydratase family protein, producing the protein MKKILVLGGTRFFGKKLVEELLKQNHQVTIVTRGVSKNPFGDKVEHLQVDRQDEDAFKAAVAGRHFDVVYDNICYSPNEAKAFCNIFNGSIGKLVFTSTLSTYEANGKPHAEGDFDPYHYEIVMGDTADFTYGEGKRLAEAVFYKHAKFPVAAVRFPIVMGEDDYTRRLHFHIERIVNNEPIGFVNMDAEMSFIQASEAAKFLAWVGLNDIEGPINATANGSISLKRLIELIEETTGERAKIALLGTEEIRSPYAIPATWYMTTEKAQQAGFTFSELKDWLPTLVDAIVKTTPKK; encoded by the coding sequence ATGAAAAAGATTTTAGTACTCGGTGGCACACGATTTTTTGGTAAGAAATTAGTGGAGGAATTATTGAAACAAAATCATCAAGTAACGATTGTGACGAGAGGTGTTTCTAAAAACCCATTTGGTGACAAGGTCGAGCATTTGCAAGTAGATCGCCAAGATGAAGATGCGTTCAAAGCTGCTGTAGCAGGTCGCCACTTTGATGTTGTTTACGATAATATTTGCTATTCACCGAATGAAGCGAAGGCATTTTGTAATATATTTAACGGCTCGATTGGCAAGCTCGTATTTACTTCGACACTTTCGACGTATGAAGCAAATGGAAAGCCGCATGCTGAAGGGGATTTTGATCCGTATCACTATGAAATCGTTATGGGAGATACAGCAGACTTTACTTATGGGGAAGGCAAGCGATTAGCAGAGGCTGTTTTTTATAAACATGCAAAATTCCCTGTTGCAGCTGTACGTTTCCCGATTGTCATGGGGGAAGATGATTATACGAGACGCCTACATTTCCATATTGAGCGTATTGTAAATAATGAACCAATTGGCTTTGTGAATATGGATGCTGAAATGTCATTTATTCAAGCGTCCGAAGCAGCAAAATTTTTAGCTTGGGTTGGATTGAATGATATAGAAGGACCAATCAATGCAACGGCGAATGGGAGCATTTCATTAAAACGATTAATTGAACTCATTGAAGAAACAACAGGCGAACGTGCGAAAATAGCGCTGCTTGGAACAGAAGAAATTCGTTCTCCATATGCGATTCCTGCAACATGGTATATGACAACGGAAAAAGCACAGCAAGCCGGTTTCACATTTAGCGAGTTAAAGGATTGGCTCCCTACTTTAGTAGATGCGATTGTAAAGACGACGCCAAAAAAGTAG
- a CDS encoding putative RNA methyltransferase produces the protein MGLLSKRELTIQQINQQIQLFACPICKQQMAMSKEGKMSCPNNHSFDVAKQGYINLLHRPVNSMYSKALFDSRHAVIESGLYNMVQKALAEEITAPTPIILDTGCGEGSHLHRICQQLEQATGVGIDIAKEGIMAAGKYYTDEIWCVGDLANSPYNAQSFDAILNILSPANYEEFKRLLKPGGKVLKIVPQKNYLKELRMQAFADSTKESYTNEQTVARFKESFANTVVKRITYTMPLKEELVSKLLEMTPMGWHIEQKENIQLNEITIDFDLLIGMGE, from the coding sequence ATGGGTCTATTATCAAAACGAGAATTAACGATTCAACAAATTAATCAACAAATTCAACTATTTGCCTGTCCTATTTGTAAACAACAAATGGCGATGAGTAAAGAAGGAAAAATGAGTTGCCCAAATAATCATTCATTTGATGTAGCAAAGCAAGGATATATTAACTTATTGCATCGCCCAGTCAATTCGATGTATAGCAAAGCGCTTTTTGATTCACGCCATGCAGTCATTGAAAGTGGATTGTATAATATGGTACAAAAAGCCCTTGCTGAGGAAATTACAGCGCCTACCCCAATTATTTTGGATACGGGTTGCGGGGAAGGCTCTCACCTACATCGAATTTGTCAGCAGCTTGAACAGGCAACAGGTGTCGGCATTGATATCGCAAAAGAAGGCATTATGGCAGCGGGGAAATACTATACAGATGAAATATGGTGTGTTGGTGATTTAGCAAATAGCCCTTACAACGCACAGTCGTTCGATGCCATTTTAAATATCCTCTCACCAGCAAATTATGAGGAGTTTAAACGGCTCTTAAAGCCAGGTGGTAAAGTACTTAAAATTGTCCCACAGAAAAATTACTTAAAAGAATTGCGTATGCAAGCTTTTGCGGATTCTACGAAAGAAAGCTATACGAATGAACAAACGGTCGCTCGCTTTAAGGAAAGCTTTGCAAATACTGTAGTCAAAAGAATTACGTATACGATGCCCTTAAAAGAAGAGCTTGTATCCAAATTGCTTGAAATGACACCAATGGGCTGGCATATTGAACAGAAAGAGAATATTCAGCTTAATGAAATTACGATTGATTTCGATTTATTAATTGGCATGGGGGAATAG
- a CDS encoding polysaccharide deacetylase family protein: MSKKIGAFVAMLGLMFVVFLQIDIEASPQPQGNALNLTHPSLTQQLAFLAFLNDSADTIDAKQIAIRQSEVARIPFYELKEYRNPTDVIEKKEMEEPQKNPDEVDREKKKIALTFDDGPHPEVTEQILAVLLQYDIKATFFVLGQNVEKHPQVVSRAAEQGHEIANHSWSHANFTKLSDEQITEELTKTNEAIYKVTGKYPNMYRPPYGATNASVRSQTSMEAVMWSVDTMDWKHRTPEKTVAYVKEQAKDNGIILMHDIHSETAESLDAVINYLINQDYEFVTASEIVELQT, translated from the coding sequence ATGAGTAAAAAAATTGGGGCATTTGTTGCGATGCTCGGATTAATGTTTGTAGTTTTTCTACAAATAGACATAGAAGCAAGCCCGCAACCGCAGGGAAATGCACTAAATCTCACACATCCAAGCTTAACCCAACAGCTTGCATTTCTCGCATTTTTAAACGACTCAGCAGATACTATTGATGCGAAACAAATAGCAATCCGTCAAAGTGAAGTAGCACGGATTCCCTTCTATGAGCTGAAGGAATATCGCAACCCAACTGATGTTATCGAAAAAAAGGAAATGGAAGAGCCGCAAAAAAATCCAGATGAAGTTGATCGTGAAAAGAAGAAAATAGCGCTGACATTTGATGATGGCCCTCATCCAGAAGTGACGGAGCAAATATTAGCAGTGCTTCTTCAGTATGATATAAAGGCAACCTTTTTTGTACTCGGACAAAATGTTGAAAAACACCCACAAGTCGTAAGTCGAGCGGCAGAACAAGGTCATGAAATAGCCAACCATTCCTGGAGCCATGCCAATTTTACGAAGCTCTCAGATGAACAAATTACAGAAGAGCTAACTAAAACGAATGAAGCAATTTACAAAGTAACAGGAAAATATCCGAACATGTATCGCCCACCATATGGAGCGACTAATGCTAGTGTGCGCAGCCAAACATCAATGGAAGCCGTCATGTGGAGTGTTGATACAATGGATTGGAAACATCGTACACCAGAGAAAACCGTTGCTTACGTAAAAGAGCAAGCAAAAGACAACGGAATTATATTAATGCATGATATTCATAGTGAAACGGCGGAGTCTTTAGATGCGGTCATTAACTATTTAATCAATCAAGATTATGAATTTGTAACAGCGAGTGAAATAGTAGAATTACAAACATAG
- a CDS encoding SDR family oxidoreductase, which produces MRLQDKVAVVTGAASGMGKAIAILFAKEGAKVVVSDLTLEGAGNTVAEITAFGGVATAVTANVAIEADIHKLIKAAQNSYGTLDILVNNAGIMDDFSPVGDIKDELWDRVFDVNVKGVMRATRQAMPIFLEKGAGTIINIASVGGLYGSRAGAAYTAAKHAVVGLTKNTAFQYATEGIKCNAIAPGGVNTNISASFQNPNEHGVSRAMAGANFNPRNGEPEDIARVALFLASADSDFVNGVVITADAGWTAY; this is translated from the coding sequence GTGAGGTTACAAGATAAAGTTGCCGTTGTAACGGGTGCTGCATCAGGAATGGGAAAAGCAATTGCCATTCTGTTTGCGAAAGAGGGAGCAAAAGTAGTTGTATCGGATTTAACACTTGAAGGGGCGGGCAATACAGTTGCTGAAATTACAGCTTTTGGTGGAGTAGCAACAGCTGTAACCGCTAATGTAGCGATAGAAGCGGATATTCATAAGCTAATTAAAGCCGCACAAAACAGCTATGGTACATTAGATATTTTAGTGAATAATGCCGGTATTATGGATGACTTCTCTCCAGTTGGTGATATAAAAGATGAACTATGGGATAGAGTTTTTGATGTGAATGTAAAAGGGGTAATGCGTGCTACCCGCCAAGCGATGCCAATTTTCCTTGAAAAAGGCGCAGGGACAATTATTAATATTGCCTCTGTTGGTGGTTTATATGGATCACGTGCTGGAGCAGCTTATACAGCAGCTAAGCATGCAGTTGTTGGATTAACGAAAAATACCGCTTTTCAATATGCAACGGAAGGTATTAAATGTAATGCGATTGCACCTGGAGGCGTGAATACAAATATTAGTGCAAGCTTCCAAAATCCTAATGAGCACGGAGTATCACGTGCGATGGCGGGTGCTAATTTTAATCCAAGAAATGGCGAGCCAGAAGATATTGCTCGTGTCGCGTTATTTTTAGCGTCGGCTGATTCTGATTTTGTAAATGGTGTTGTCATTACAGCAGATGCTGGGTGGACAGCGTATTAA
- a CDS encoding nuclease-related domain-containing protein — MTLLFMVVLIAILGFFAMKTYQHDNTTFYKLTGYSYLDVWTNKKVRTSHKLVGILDEVKGPHKIVVNVQLPTNEALQPIDAVFIHETGIYVINILEMSGWINGREQDLQWTQLLHKDKSKLFNNPVHETKRLNFALRDYLAEVNEEVFESLVLFSNDCSFQNIELFSENVDVIKSSAIKKWTKNLQQQRLSETDIQTIYSALEGMMQVKNNAPKVKKTVLSSN, encoded by the coding sequence ATGACGTTACTTTTTATGGTCGTACTTATTGCTATTTTAGGCTTTTTTGCGATGAAGACTTATCAACATGACAATACAACCTTTTATAAATTGACGGGTTATTCCTATTTAGATGTGTGGACAAATAAAAAAGTTCGTACATCACATAAGCTTGTAGGGATATTGGATGAAGTGAAAGGTCCACATAAAATAGTAGTAAATGTACAACTTCCTACAAATGAAGCATTACAACCAATTGATGCTGTGTTTATTCATGAAACGGGTATTTATGTAATCAATATACTAGAAATGTCCGGTTGGATTAATGGGCGTGAACAAGATCTTCAGTGGACGCAACTACTACATAAAGATAAATCAAAATTGTTTAATAATCCGGTACATGAAACGAAAAGATTAAACTTTGCTTTACGGGATTATTTAGCTGAAGTGAATGAAGAAGTATTTGAATCACTCGTTTTATTTTCAAATGATTGCTCTTTCCAAAATATCGAGCTCTTTTCTGAGAATGTAGACGTGATTAAATCGTCGGCCATTAAAAAGTGGACGAAAAACTTGCAACAGCAGCGTTTAAGTGAAACGGACATTCAAACAATTTATTCTGCTTTAGAAGGCATGATGCAAGTGAAAAATAACGCACCAAAAGTAAAGAAAACCGTTCTTTCTTCAAATTAA
- a CDS encoding YjjG family noncanonical pyrimidine nucleotidase yields MKQYEFLLFDLDDTLLDFNAAEQIALPKLFEAHQFPLTEEVRQVYKGINAELWQALEEGQITREELMEIRFAKTFEYFGEKVDGRALDAEFRSYLTESKVFVEGAFELIQSIAPNYELYITSNGSSDTQVKRMQVTGLAPYFKQVFVSEDTGYQKPMKPFFDYVFERIPQFDSAKTMIIGDSYSADIIGGAGAGIDTCWLNPTRKEAHAMIQPTYVIDTLSQLYPILEGANSLQKITGKQ; encoded by the coding sequence ATGAAACAATATGAATTTTTATTATTTGATTTAGATGATACATTGCTCGACTTTAATGCGGCGGAACAAATCGCTTTACCGAAATTGTTTGAAGCACATCAATTCCCACTTACAGAGGAAGTTCGCCAAGTGTATAAAGGAATTAATGCAGAGCTTTGGCAGGCACTTGAAGAGGGACAAATTACGCGAGAAGAATTAATGGAAATTCGATTTGCGAAAACGTTTGAGTATTTCGGAGAAAAGGTAGACGGTCGTGCGTTAGATGCAGAGTTCCGTAGCTATTTAACAGAAAGTAAAGTGTTTGTTGAAGGTGCGTTTGAATTGATTCAATCCATTGCACCGAATTATGAGCTATATATTACATCCAATGGTAGTTCAGATACTCAAGTAAAACGTATGCAAGTAACGGGGCTTGCACCGTACTTTAAACAAGTGTTTGTCTCGGAGGATACAGGCTATCAAAAGCCGATGAAACCATTTTTCGATTATGTTTTTGAACGCATTCCACAATTTGATTCTGCGAAAACGATGATCATTGGAGATTCTTATAGCGCGGATATTATAGGTGGAGCAGGGGCGGGAATTGATACATGCTGGTTGAACCCTACACGTAAAGAGGCGCATGCTATGATTCAACCAACTTATGTGATTGATACACTATCACAATTATATCCAATATTAGAAGGGGCAAACTCTCTACAAAAAATTACGGGAAAACAGTGA
- a CDS encoding TSUP family transporter gives MGFELDPQLIIILICFGFLAAFIDSVVGGGGLISLPALLFTGMSPSAAVATNKLAGTMGSLTSTISFYRSGKLDIKSVIKFFPLTFFGAMIGAWIVHLLDPNLLKPLMLIMLASVAIFTIFKKDWGNISAVKKLSKTKFILFLIVITLIGFYDGFLGPGTGTFLIFAFLIVGYDFLKAAGNAKLLNFGSNIGALLMFISLGQINYAAGFIMGAAQIAGAIVGSQFAIRRGSGYVRILFIVVTVTLLIKNAYNYFLK, from the coding sequence ATGGGGTTTGAATTAGATCCACAGCTTATCATTATTTTAATTTGCTTTGGCTTTCTTGCTGCATTTATTGATTCAGTTGTTGGCGGCGGCGGGCTTATTTCCTTACCTGCCTTACTATTCACTGGAATGAGTCCTTCTGCCGCGGTCGCAACGAATAAACTGGCAGGTACGATGGGTTCTTTAACAAGTACCATTTCATTTTATCGCTCGGGAAAACTCGATATTAAATCCGTCATCAAGTTTTTCCCACTCACATTTTTCGGTGCAATGATTGGGGCATGGATCGTTCATTTACTTGATCCCAATTTACTCAAGCCATTGATGCTTATTATGTTAGCTTCGGTTGCTATTTTTACTATTTTCAAAAAAGATTGGGGCAATATATCAGCGGTAAAGAAACTCTCAAAAACAAAGTTTATTTTATTTTTGATCGTTATTACCCTCATCGGATTTTATGATGGCTTTTTAGGTCCAGGTACAGGTACTTTTTTAATTTTTGCTTTTTTAATCGTAGGCTATGATTTCCTAAAGGCTGCCGGAAATGCCAAGTTATTAAACTTTGGCAGTAATATAGGGGCTCTTTTAATGTTTATTAGCCTCGGACAAATTAATTATGCCGCTGGTTTTATTATGGGAGCAGCGCAAATTGCAGGGGCCATTGTAGGTTCCCAATTTGCGATTCGACGAGGAAGCGGCTATGTACGTATCCTGTTTATCGTTGTTACTGTAACGCTCCTTATAAAAAATGCATATAATTATTTTTTAAAATAA
- a CDS encoding DinB family protein, whose protein sequence is MYRNTEDFISDWNASAKGTLKVMQAIPNDKMDVAIVDGHNSLGWLSWHLVGVAGAFGHFAGLQIPAPGPNMKQPETMAEIIEAYEKVMEAYKVEVSALTAEQLVEEVSAFGGMMKRGQLLRVLVDHQTHHRGQMTVLLRQSGLTVPPVMGPTQEMQ, encoded by the coding sequence TTGTATCGTAACACAGAAGACTTTATTTCAGATTGGAACGCATCAGCAAAAGGCACGTTAAAGGTAATGCAGGCAATTCCAAATGACAAAATGGATGTTGCCATTGTAGATGGGCATAATTCACTTGGTTGGTTATCTTGGCATTTAGTAGGGGTAGCGGGTGCATTTGGTCATTTTGCAGGACTACAAATTCCAGCACCAGGACCAAATATGAAGCAGCCAGAGACAATGGCTGAGATTATTGAAGCCTATGAAAAAGTTATGGAAGCATACAAAGTTGAGGTTAGCGCATTAACAGCAGAACAGCTTGTGGAAGAAGTTTCAGCGTTTGGTGGGATGATGAAACGTGGACAACTACTACGAGTATTAGTTGATCACCAAACACATCACCGTGGACAAATGACGGTTTTACTTCGCCAATCGGGATTAACAGTACCTCCAGTTATGGGCCCAACTCAAGAAATGCAATAA